Genomic window (Dolosigranulum savutiense):
ATTAATGAAGACGAAGAGTTCAATCATCTGTCTGAATGCCATAGTGAGTCCTTTCTAGTTCGTCATATATTTCTTGAAGTAAACTAATCTTATCAAAGATTGTCATAAATGCCTAATGATATGCATTTGCTTCAATTATTGCTGGAGTGCTTGTTGAGCACGTTTAATTTTATGAGGTGTTTTACGGTGAGGGATCTTACATTGCTGTAAAATTGCTTGAAATAGCGCCTGACCGTCTGCTGCTGTAGTGGATTCGACTTCTAATTCGAAATCTTCCTGTGTGCCATACCAACTATGATCGAGGACAATCGTACCTTGGGGAAGCTGTTTTTCTCGGCGGGTTGTTGTTAATTCAGCAAATAGAGTGAGTGGCTTGATTTGTTTTTGTTCTAAGCCAATTTTTTGTAGTTGTTGCGCGATTTCTGTTGTGGGCTCAATAATTTTCCGGTAAAGGAATGATTGAGCTTGTTCTAAGGTCAGTTGGGTGGTTGTTTCTAATAATTGTCCCTCTTTAGGTGTTTTTAAAGTCATCTCAGCGTGGGGTTGGTCGGGGCGCGTACGGATGCGCAAGGCTGAGTGATGAGCCTTTAATTGAAAATCTGTTGTGTCAAAATAGTAATTGGTCTGCGTGAACGGATTCTCGTGATTAAGCTGGAACTGAGTTATTATTCGGTCAAATTCTGTTTTGGTCAACAAATTTTTGTATTCAATCTCAATTTCTTGTGACATAATAGTCTCCTTTTATTAGGTTTTGGTCATATCTATGATACAATAAGAGATGGTTACTCGTAAAGAAACAGACATGAAAAATGAGGAGTTAATATGGAGCGTAACTGGGATAAGACGCTATATCCGTATGAATTAGCGCTAAAAGAATTAAAAGTAAAATTAAGAGGTATTAGAGGGATGTATCGGTTGATGAACCGGCCGAGTCCAATTGAGTTTGTAACAGGCCGATTGAAACCAGTCGAGAGTATTATCGATAAGGCGCAGCGTCGTCATATGTCGTTAGATCAACTGGAGTCGGAGATGGAAGATATCGTCGGTCTGCGTATTATGTGTCCGTTCGTCGAGGATATTTATGAGGTCGTTGATTTGATTGATCAGCGCGAAGATTTGACAATTATTGAGGAACGGGACTATATTACGCATAAGAAAAAAAGTGGATACCGGTCGTATCATTTAATTTGTCGTTATCCAGTTGAATTAGTGGAAGGACGACGGTTTGTGTTAGTTGAAATCCAAGTCCGTACGTTGGCGATGAATTTTTGGGCATCAATTGAACATTCACTTCACTATAAAAAAGATGATCAATATTATCCAGAAGACATTGCTGAGCGATTGCAATCAGTCGCTGAATCTGTTTTTTTGTTAGATGAAGAGATGTCACAGCTCAGACAAGAGATTAGAGAAATTGATGCCCAACATCATTTGGAAGAGGAGTAGCGATAAGATGCGTATAAAATTGACCCATAATTATTCAAAAAAATCTCTTGCCGTATTTACGAAACTTGAAGAACTTTTGTTAGCAGAAGACTTTCAGTTAGTGGATGAACAGCCTGATATTATTATAACGGTCGGAGGCGACGGCACGTTACTGTCTGCGTTTGAGAAGCATCAAGATTTGATTGATTCAGTTCGATTTATTGGTTTACATACGGGACATTTAGGGTTTTATACGGATTGGCGGGAGTATGATTTAGAGCGACTCATAGAAGGCCTGAAAAAAGATACAGGCGAATATATTGAATACCCATTGTTAGATGTGACGGTTTTTTGTACGCAAGGGCAAGAGCCACGTCATTATTTAGCGTTGAATGAGTCAACGATTAAGCGGCATGATAGTACGTTGGTTTGTGATGTGGGAATTCGAGATGAGTTGTTTGAACGGTTTCGCGGTGATGGCTTATGTGTCTCAACCCCGACTGGCTCGACAGGCTTAAATAAATCTTTAGGCGGAGCAGTGTTGCATCCGCGACTAAAAGCCCTTCAACTCACAGAGATGGCGTCGTTAAATAATCGTGTCTTCCGGACATTGAGTTCGCCATTGGTTATTGCACCCGATGAGTGGATTAAGTTGACCCCCATTAATACAGATAGCTTCATGCTGTCGATTGATCAGCATGTCTATCATGAACGTCATGTAGAATCGGTGCAGTATCGCATTTCTGATAAGACGATTCGTTTTGCTCGATACGAGCATACGCACTTCTGGGATCGTGTGGAGGATGCTTTTTTAGGAGCGAAGAAGCGACATGAGAGTTAAGTGGACGGTTGGTAGCCAACACCCCAAATTATTGCGTGAATTTTTGCGAAAGCAAGGGGTGTCACGGAAGTTATTGGCTAAGCTGAAGGTCGAGGGAGAGATTTGCCTGAATGATGATCCGGTTAGGGTGACGGTGCCGATCAGTGAAGGGGATCAGGTTATTATTGAGCTTCCACCTGAGTTGCGTAATGAGCAAGTTGTCTTGTCAGATAAACCGCTCGATATTTTATACGAAGATGAGGCATTGTTAGTGGTAAACAAACCGTGTGGCGTGGCCTCAGTGCCGTCTCCTGAACATCGTGACGATACGATGGTGAATCGGGTGGCCGCCTATATTTGTGATCAAGATTATTATCATCAAGCGGTGCATGTTGTGACGCGTTTAGACCGAGAGACGTCCGGAGTGATGCTGTTTGCGAAGAATGGCTTTATTCATGCCTTGATGGACCACCAATTACGCAAGCGGACGCTCGATAAGTTATACGTAGCCGTTGTTGAGGGACAAGTTACTCCTGATTATGGAATATTGACCTTTCCGATTGGGCGGAGCCAAGAGTCGATTATTGAACGGATAGTGGATGATTCGGATGCAGGCAAGCCGGCGAAGACAGAATATTGGGTACGCGAGGTGCGTGAGCACTTATCGGTTGTTGATGTAAAATTATGGACAGGGCGAACACATCAAATTCGGGTCCACTTTGCACATATTGGTCACCCATTAATTGGTGATGATCTGTACGGTGGCCATCTAAAATTGTTGCAACGACACGCTTTGCACTGTCGGCAGTTGACGTTGGCGCATCCTCTAACAGGCCAGCCCTTGCATATCGTGGCAGATTTGCCGGATGATTTGCAGACGCTTATTCATGAAAACAATCAAAAATACTAGATTAGCTCAGCGGCTAATCTAGTATTTTTTAGACTATTTCGTTAGAGTGTGTAGTCGGATAATGTCTTGCGCATGGTGTGATGTGGGATGCCGGCCTCTAAGAAGACATCGCCAATAATCTCGTAATCCAATGATTCATAGAAGCCAATTGCCGTATTCTGAGCATTGAGTATGAGCGAGCGTACATCTTGTTCGAGCGCAAAGTCTTCGATATAGCGCATTAATTGCTTACCGAATCCATGTTTGCGCCAATCTGCTACGACAGCTACGCGTTGGACTTTATAAGTTTTGCCCAATTCTTTATCGATTAAACGAGCCACGACGACGGGTTCGCCTTCTTGGTAGCCAACAATATGGCGAGCTTGAGCTTCCATATCGTCCACTTCGAGCGATTCGGGAACACCTTGTCCATCAATAAAGACACGGCGTCGAATCATTAAGGCATCAGCATACACTGGACTCGTCAAGTCTTGGGTCATCTTAAACTCAAGCATTGGTGGCATCCTCGCGTAAAATCTTGTGCATCGTATGGTGTGGGCGCCCGTACTCGAAGAACCCTGGACTAGCAATCGTGTAGCCTAATTTTTCATAAAAAATAAGGGCCGCATCTTGGGCATCCAGAACTAATTCTTGTACGCCTCTTTCGCGAGCGAATGACTCAATAAAGTGAAAGAGTGCTTCTCCTAATCCTTGGCCGCGCCCCTCTTCGACTGTTGCCACACGCTCAATTAAGTAAGTTTGTCCATCTTCTGTCGGTAAAAGTCGTGCAGTGGTTAATGGTTGATCATCAATATATCCGACGACATGAATATGCTTATAGCCACGTTCTATATCGTCTGCTTCCTCATTCTCTTCAAATCCTTGTTCTTGTACAAAGACAAGACTACGAATATGAGCGGCTTCCTTAAATACTGGGTTATGAATATCGGTTGTTGTTTTAAATGTTGCCATCAAATTCCTCCTATCGCTAAAAATATAGCATGTCCCTCTTTATTAGTCAAGATATTTCAGCGATGAAAAATCGTTATAAATTGAGCAAAATAACTGGATGATGTAGAGGACTTCTTCCATCAAGTTCTAATTTTATTAGAGTATTAATAATTTCAGCTATTCAGTTGATTTTTGTCACGCTATAAGCCAGGAAGGTAGTGGTATTGTTGATTAAGTGTGGTATAATAGGCCTACTGTCAAAAAAGAGTCAAGTAGTGGAGGAGTTTTTTATGGGAGATACAACGTTAAAACAAACAGTTGATAAACGACGAACATTTGCAATTATTTCACACCCGGATGCAGGGAAGACAACGATTACCGAGCAGATGCTGTTGTTCGGTGGGGCGATCAGACAAGCCGGAACCGTTAAAGCGAAAAAAAGCGGTAAATTTGCGACATCTGACTGGATGGAAATTGAAAAACAACGTGGAATTTCCGTGACCAGTTCTGTTATGCAGTTTGATTATGAAGGGAAACGTGTCAATATTCTTGATACACCAGGTCACCAGGATTTTTCAGAAGATACATATCGCACGTTGATGGCAGTCGATGCAGCGGTGATGGTAATTGATAGTACGAAGGGGATCGAAGCACAGACGAAAAAATTATTTAAAGTCTGTCGTATGCGAGGCATTCCAATTTTTACCTTTATGAACAAATTGGACCGTGATGGACGAATGCCGCTAGAATTGGTGGAAGAGCTTGAGAATATCTTAGGGATTGATGCGTACGCAATGAATTGGCCCATGGGATCAGGGCGTACATTGCTAGGGATTTATGATTTGTACAATAATCGGATCGAAGTAGCGCATCCTGATCGTGATAATAATGGAGAGCGTCTCATTGCTGTGGATGATGCAGGTGAAATTGCCGGTGACCATCCATTTAAGGATCAGAGTGTTTACACAGATGCATTGGAAGAAGTTGAATTGCTTCGAATAGCAGGTAATAACTTTTCAGAAGAAGCGGTGCGTGCGGGTGAGTTGACACCTGTTTTCTTCGGTTCAGCCTTGACCAACTTCGGGGTCCAAACCTTTCTAGAAGCCTTCTTAAAATTAGCGCCAAGTCCAACGAGTGTAGCAGACAAATCAGGTCGTGAAGTTACGCCAACCGAGGATCAATTTAGTGGTTTTGTCTTCAAGATTCAGGCCAATATGGATCCGAATCACCGCGACCGCATTGCCTTTTTACGTATTGTTTCCGGCGAGTTCGAGCGTGGAATGGACGTTCAACTACCAAGATTGGACAAAAAAATTCGTCTCAACAATTCAACTA
Coding sequences:
- a CDS encoding RluA family pseudouridine synthase codes for the protein MRVKWTVGSQHPKLLREFLRKQGVSRKLLAKLKVEGEICLNDDPVRVTVPISEGDQVIIELPPELRNEQVVLSDKPLDILYEDEALLVVNKPCGVASVPSPEHRDDTMVNRVAAYICDQDYYHQAVHVVTRLDRETSGVMLFAKNGFIHALMDHQLRKRTLDKLYVAVVEGQVTPDYGILTFPIGRSQESIIERIVDDSDAGKPAKTEYWVREVREHLSVVDVKLWTGRTHQIRVHFAHIGHPLIGDDLYGGHLKLLQRHALHCRQLTLAHPLTGQPLHIVADLPDDLQTLIHENNQKY
- a CDS encoding NAD kinase, with protein sequence MRIKLTHNYSKKSLAVFTKLEELLLAEDFQLVDEQPDIIITVGGDGTLLSAFEKHQDLIDSVRFIGLHTGHLGFYTDWREYDLERLIEGLKKDTGEYIEYPLLDVTVFCTQGQEPRHYLALNESTIKRHDSTLVCDVGIRDELFERFRGDGLCVSTPTGSTGLNKSLGGAVLHPRLKALQLTEMASLNNRVFRTLSSPLVIAPDEWIKLTPINTDSFMLSIDQHVYHERHVESVQYRISDKTIRFARYEHTHFWDRVEDAFLGAKKRHES
- a CDS encoding GNAT family N-acetyltransferase, which translates into the protein MLEFKMTQDLTSPVYADALMIRRRVFIDGQGVPESLEVDDMEAQARHIVGYQEGEPVVVARLIDKELGKTYKVQRVAVVADWRKHGFGKQLMRYIEDFALEQDVRSLILNAQNTAIGFYESLDYEIIGDVFLEAGIPHHTMRKTLSDYTL
- a CDS encoding GTP pyrophosphokinase family protein — translated: MERNWDKTLYPYELALKELKVKLRGIRGMYRLMNRPSPIEFVTGRLKPVESIIDKAQRRHMSLDQLESEMEDIVGLRIMCPFVEDIYEVVDLIDQREDLTIIEERDYITHKKKSGYRSYHLICRYPVELVEGRRFVLVEIQVRTLAMNFWASIEHSLHYKKDDQYYPEDIAERLQSVAESVFLLDEEMSQLRQEIREIDAQHHLEEE
- a CDS encoding peptide chain release factor 3 → MGDTTLKQTVDKRRTFAIISHPDAGKTTITEQMLLFGGAIRQAGTVKAKKSGKFATSDWMEIEKQRGISVTSSVMQFDYEGKRVNILDTPGHQDFSEDTYRTLMAVDAAVMVIDSTKGIEAQTKKLFKVCRMRGIPIFTFMNKLDRDGRMPLELVEELENILGIDAYAMNWPMGSGRTLLGIYDLYNNRIEVAHPDRDNNGERLIAVDDAGEIAGDHPFKDQSVYTDALEEVELLRIAGNNFSEEAVRAGELTPVFFGSALTNFGVQTFLEAFLKLAPSPTSVADKSGREVTPTEDQFSGFVFKIQANMDPNHRDRIAFLRIVSGEFERGMDVQLPRLDKKIRLNNSTNFMAEDRQTIESAVAGDIIGLYDTGTYQIGDTIYTGKEPIEFEDLPQFTPELFMKIQPKNVMKQKSFHKGLQQLVQEGAIQVYRLHHSNDYIVGAVGQLQFEVLKTRMQQEYNSDIDMTPIGNRIARWIAPEQLDPKMSSSRNTLVYDRFDQPLFLFENEFAERWFSDKYPEVELTSLL
- a CDS encoding CYTH domain-containing protein, with product MSQEIEIEYKNLLTKTEFDRIITQFQLNHENPFTQTNYYFDTTDFQLKAHHSALRIRTRPDQPHAEMTLKTPKEGQLLETTTQLTLEQAQSFLYRKIIEPTTEIAQQLQKIGLEQKQIKPLTLFAELTTTRREKQLPQGTIVLDHSWYGTQEDFELEVESTTAADGQALFQAILQQCKIPHRKTPHKIKRAQQALQQ
- a CDS encoding GNAT family N-acetyltransferase, which encodes MATFKTTTDIHNPVFKEAAHIRSLVFVQEQGFEENEEADDIERGYKHIHVVGYIDDQPLTTARLLPTEDGQTYLIERVATVEEGRGQGLGEALFHFIESFARERGVQELVLDAQDAALIFYEKLGYTIASPGFFEYGRPHHTMHKILREDATNA